TAATCAAAACCTCATTTGCCATATTATTGATGGACAAAGAGGCCAAAATTGAGCTACACGTTGCTACAACCCTACTATATTAGTTCTTGGCTCAAACGAATTTTCGTTTCGAAATTATTTCAAACTAAATTATTCAGCTTGAAATGCCTTCTCCAAAAACAAATTAAGGCTAACTGGCTAACTAAGAATTAAGATACTCATTATAATCACTTTCAAAATCAATAATCCCAGCAACATATTTCACAATTAAACATACCAAACTTAAATCTCAACCAATCAAAGTTGGTTTTTTTTGTATGACAAACACTTAACTAGTCCATAATCATTTGACAAACTTAAATGTCCCAATTAAGTATAATCAAAACATTTTTCTCAATAATTTTAATAAGTAACCCTTACTCCTTGGTATCTAAGAATTTCTCCAATAAGTTCTCCTTTCCCAGATCCAACATATCTTCCACAAATCTCCCCTTCTCTTATAAACAAAAACGTTGGCACTTCAACTACTTCCATATCCTTCAAAAATTGCATGCAACTCTCATTCTCATCACCGTTCATTCTTGCAAATACAACTGTATCAGCCATTTGCCTTGATAGCTTAATCACCGTTGGATAAACTTTAACACATGGCCCACAGTGTTTCAATCCCACATCAAGAACTATTAGTTTTTGATCAATTTTGTGGTCTTGAATTAGTTTTTCTACGTCTTCTCTACTGTGGAGTTGTACCACTTCAGAATGGTTGTCGCCGTAGTAGAGTACGTCTCCGACTAGTTGATCTGGACCTATTCCTTCTTCCTCGTGGATCTTTTCCATGCTTTTGTAAAAGTTGAAATGTGGTACCTGTTGGGAAAAAACGAGCTTACATTagctaaattattttatttactataGTATATAATAACTGTTTCGAGTTTGATGGTACTTGAAAAACAAGAGCTTAACTAAAAGTTTGATACATAATCATTGGATTGCGCATGAGGCGGAACCAGGATTTGAAGTTTATTGGTTCTGAATTTACCACGGAACTCATAACTTGTCTTTATTCTACATTCGTTGTTCATTCTTTTCTTTACGAAGAAACTTTTAaatttataatcttttgtaaAGTTTCTAAGAgcattttagtcattttaacagaaGAATAATTTATCAGTATTTTTCTACCAAAcacatcaactgcttattatTACTTATTAGTTTCAGCACGCTTATTCAAACACGTAATTGCTTATTTGAAAAATCAGTTTTAACACTTCAAGTTTATCAGCTATTTATAATCAGTTAATCCAAACGGTCTCTAAATCACTTTCGGAGTGAGACTTAGTGTGTTATCAAAGTGTCGAAAAAAATACAATGTGTTCTCGCTACAATTTCAAATTTTCTAGCTCATAATTAAAAATGATAATGTGTTCTCGCTAAAATGTAAAAGAATGAACCTATTAATTTTAAATCTTAGATCCAACTCTAATAGCAAGGAGACCTAGTCATACTTAGTTCAATATGGCTCAAATTAAACAGTACACCAATCTTTATCCTTGTGATATTTAtgtattttgtattttattaCTCCATTCGTCCCATGATATTAATTTCTTATTACTATATCCAAAATGATTGACAGAATtctaatttgaaaataatttaactttaaattttttatttatatttaattaGACACTTTTATAGCTATACAAATATTTTGACATATTTAAAATCAcataattcaaaaatattttttctttcttcgaCACTTTATCGAGGCAGGACGGAATATTATGTTTCATGTAGCGAGATCAGTCAGATCTCTCTATCTATCTATGACAACATAcatatataacaacacttcactgtAAAAGTCAAGCTTTTTCGAAatcaattttcatgttatgttataatataggAGTATATATTCTCTGTAATAATATTTCGTTATAATATCCAAAAATATTCGGGACAAGCGAGACTGTTATAGAGCAGTTTGATTGTATTATGTTTAAACTTATAACCGTACCTTATCTATCTTTTCTCTGCGGCAGAGTTCCTTTGTCTTCTCCGTTTCATCACCAATCACTAGCAAGAAATCAACGTCGTTGCATGTCTTACTTAGGTTTACCATAAAAGGGTAAATATTTTTCGAACGTTCACTGTCTTTCCCTGCAAATTCCACCACAACTAGCCTATTTTTGGCTTTGCTAAGGGCTTCGTCTAATTCCTCCTTACTATTCACTTTTACCACTCTTTCATCTTTGTTTGCCTTTTTCTCTACACCTGATGCTGCTGTAGCCTTTGTAACTAATAAAGATCTTCTTGTTCTGAGGTTTGTGGACTTGTCGAATGATTGATTAGTAGGAAAATTGCAGTAAAATGAAGGGCTAATTTTGGTAATAGAAACAAGATCTGGAGATGGTTTGAGCAAAAAATTACTGAGGGTAGCCATATTGCAGTAAAATGAAGGGCTAATACTAgtaaaattttcaagaacaagAACGGAACACTGAGAAAGAAGGAAGTAGAAAATtggagaaaaagaaggaaaaaggaaATCCAAGTTAAGATGAGGCTGACCCTATTGGAGATCTATAAACATATCCACTTGATAGGTTTTGGTTGCATTTCAACCACATATAGAAAGAGGAGATCAAGTTATCAACCACTTTGTCTAgattttttgttgtttgtttTGTCTTTAAGTGTAATATTCTTTAACATCTATTTCTTTTGATTTCCTATGGGTGTACGATATTTTTATTGGTGAAAATTAAATTTGAATTTGTTCCGGAAAATCCTACATTGAGGGTAAAACGTTTCTTAACTAAGGTGATTGTATATGCAAAATTCGAATCCAAAGTTTTTAGTTAATGATGAAGGAGTATTTTATCACTCCCCACAactttgttgttgatattctttgGCATCTTAAAATATGATGAAAAGAGACTTGATTGGTAATTGGACTTATTTAAAGATTTTTATTGGTTTATGTACACTTTTCTTACATAGATAAATTTGTTATATGTGGTCTGTGGACAATCTAATTGATATTTTCAGTTACAGGATAACAAAGCAATCGCTTCGTTTCAATTTTATATAATCTTAGTTTGACGTGACATTTATTTTTTTGAGTTAAAATGTAAAATTGATTGATATTTTGTTGTCTTAAGTAATaggaattgataaaagaatttaaGAAAAATGCACAATCTTTTGAACCAAATCCATGATGGATTAGTATTaggaaaaatgacactgtataatcgctatatatatatatatatatatatatatatatatatatatatatatatatatatatatatatatatatatatatatatatttcttttgtatgttatatataaattttatattttttttatctacCGAATTGTAAATAGTTTCGGTTCGTggcaaaaaaaaaagtgaaattagTAGAATGGTCTGGGTAAGAAGTCCAAACTCCAAAGCATTACTGGGTAGAATGGACTGGGTAAGAAGCCCAAAGGCATTTAACCCTAATAGCAGAACctttttacacaaatagccagtcatattaattatttactttttctagtcatatacatagattgtacattgattatacacaatCATACATAtgtaatatataaattatacatatattatacattcacATGATATTTTTAGCTTAAGTGCTAGGGtggacggctatttgggttaattcttcaattTTATTTACAGAGCCCAAAAGCCAGCCTTATTGGATCTCTCACTGAGTGGAACTTTGAATTAGCCCACATAAAACTATTGTCTTGGCCCATCAAATGAGTGGGTCTGTTCTGAAATTTGACTTGTGGACCGTGACTATTTTTATATTCTTATATCTCGGAATTTTAATGAACAAAATAATTCGGTATCTGTGATGATAGAATGTAATAATACCAAAGAAATATAGTTAAAAATGCGCCCAAGTTAATTCAAATATAGACATTGTTGTGCATTGAGCTTTTAACTTTTACTATGTTTCATGGTTTTGCATGAACTTGAAAGGTACACATCATTTCAAACGTTGCTCTTTCATTTCTCTGACTTATATGACTCCTCCTATATATTAATGTGCTATTATATGCCCTCTTGAACCAAATTTCAACCACTTTTACACTTTCCCTGTTTTTATTAACTCTGTTGGTAACTTGCTTCATTTTCTTTTGTTTGAATGAATAAGGTCACCGGCAATAAGTAGTTTGACATACAAACATTAAGACATGCAATGCGAATTTcccacaataccaatattcctaCTAGTTTTTACTTGTCCGTGCTGAGCACGAGCACAATATGTATTTGCCCGTACTGAGTACGGACACAATATGTACTTGCCCGTGCTCAGCAGGGCACCAATATGTGGGGCTTATAGGTGCGAAGGGAAGTCATACAAAGAGGGAGCAAGAACAAAATTATAGGACATAAGTTCCATAAGATGTTAGTATATGATACCAATACATAATACTGAATCTCTTCTTTATCTACTACATCCTAATAATGGAAAATTAATAGCCTAAAACAGAAAACAAAATCATGTTTACTTCCACTCTGTGCAAAAGTTCAAGAATCTAAAAAGCGGTTTTATCAATCTAATTGTTCAACCTCTAATCTTGATTTCTAACTCATATTATTGGACTAATTAATTAAAAGTAGACTTTTGAAGTGGTTGGAACGTAACATTTTCGAGCTACATATGTATTATTTAATTTCCCTACTCTAACTAGTAATGAACTAGTGAGTTTACCATATTAATGCAAAAGATTAGTTCAAGAAAAGAACAAGTTTAACTACAAATCTCTTAACCGAAAGTTACTTGCTATTAAAAACCTAATTAATTACCTTCTAGTGTACGTAAAGAAATTAATAGGACcaaagttaaaaagaaaaaagacaaaagaaaatgACCAAAAGAGGGGACCCCACCAAAGTGTGAGTTGCTCATCCTCTTAGCTTGTACGCCTTAAAGCGTAAGCCACATGATAATAGGACCTTATGATTTAGCAAGTTTTCCCCCCCTcatttttctaaattttaaaTAGCAGAGTTACTGATATAAAAAAAAACTCGAAGGTATTAGAAATTTGatatgaaaagaaagaaaaactcacaaatagAAGAAGGTTTGAgggataatatttttattatatctCAAAAGATTGATTGCTAAACTTTTGTAGATAGTAGACGATGATCTTTCGGAATACAAACccttcgtttcaatttagatgggCTAGTTTGAAACAGGCTATcgcagaaatgtagggtaagaATGCGTACAATAGACCTCGTAGTCTAGTCCTTTCCCGAAccccgcacatagcgggagcttagtgcaccggactgccctttTTAGTTTTATTCGGTATAGAGTTTAAGGGGGGAAAAGAAGACTTTTcaaacttgtgatcttaaaagattaaggggtaaaagttttgtgaggtcatgacatttgtgtagttataaaaacttctcattaaggataaaataggtaaaatgaaaagtttaaagtttgaattatttcaattgtaaaaatgtgtcattctttttggaacgaaccaataaggaaagtgtgtcatctaaattgaaacaaatAAATGTATAATTTGAAGAAAAACAATGTACTTATATAGAAAACGTTAACAATTTATTTTTTGTTGAAATTATAGCTATTCAGATAGATCTCTGATCTTTTAAAAACCGACATTTCCATTATTAATATtaatgttgttgttattattagtataaaaataaatatgtggaATCATTTTAATTTTAAGTCTTTGTTGAAGCATAGCTGAAATATGGCTTTACAACACCATTTGTAGGATCATCTTTAAACAGTCCCAAGCGACAAGTAATTACTCCTGAAGTCTTCTTATTATATCACGTTTTAATATATACAAACCATACAACATAAATAACATATAACATTAACAATTATCACACTTTAGTCTCAAATAAATTGGAACCGAAAATATACATCCTCACTAAAAATAGCGTGTACCAAAAAATAATAATCGAAATACACACAAACTGTTCCAAACACGAGTACAATTATATGTAGTGAGCTTTTAACTTTGATATTTCATGGTTTTGCATGAACTTGCAAGCTACGCATCATTTCAACGTCGCACTTTCATTACTCTTTTGACTTAAATGAATCCTCTTGTATATTTAGTGTACCATTATATGTCCCCCTTGAACCAAATTACAACCACTTTTCTTTTTCCCTGTTTTTACTTGCTTATCATTTAGTTGGTAACTTCCTTCATTTTCTTTTCCTCAGACGGTATAAATATTTACGGAAAGCACTAGTTTTCTCTAAGATAATTTATcatgcaaaaaagaaaaagatcatTCACAAGATTAAAGTCATAAACTCAAAGGAGACAGAGAGAAACAAATTTTCTACATTGAAGTACTATATCAGCTTCTTTCTCTGCTTTTGAGATCCTTCTTATGTCCTTTCAAGATTTTGGGTTAGTTGTTTTTTTCCTCTTTAACCTCTTTTCTTATGTCATTTCATGACTTGGTATTATCTTACAACTTTTTCTCTTTTCTGTTTTGTTTAAATTCAGTGCTTTTGAAGCTGTGAAAGAGAAGCTAAACTAGAAAACAGAGAAGTGATTAGTAAGGTGAAACAAGAAAGCAATGGAGAAATTTTCTGGGCTTAGCCATCTATTTATGACAGTATTTCTGAGTTGCTTCTCCACATTTATGGTAATTCCACCTATGACTGATA
This region of Nicotiana tomentosiformis chromosome 4, ASM39032v3, whole genome shotgun sequence genomic DNA includes:
- the LOC104111940 gene encoding thioredoxin-like protein CDSP32, chloroplastic, which encodes MATLSNFLLKPSPDLVSITKISPSFYCNFPTNQSFDKSTNLRTRRSLLVTKATAASGVEKKANKDERVVKVNSKEELDEALSKAKNRLVVVEFAGKDSERSKNIYPFMVNLSKTCNDVDFLLVIGDETEKTKELCRREKIDKVPHFNFYKSMEKIHEEEGIGPDQLVGDVLYYGDNHSEVVQLHSREDVEKLIQDHKIDQKLIVLDVGLKHCGPCVKVYPTVIKLSRQMADTVVFARMNGDENESCMQFLKDMEVVEVPTFLFIREGEICGRYVGSGKGELIGEILRYQGVRVTY